From the genome of Branchiostoma lanceolatum isolate klBraLanc5 chromosome 11, klBraLanc5.hap2, whole genome shotgun sequence:
GAGTTGTCCAATGGGCACAGCATGTCTCTACAGACGGCCCGCATGATGAACGTGTCGCTGCAGCGCCGCCTACACGACAAGGTGCATCGGATTGAACTGCAGCACCAGAAGACCCGGCTCGCCCGCAACATCGAGACTCGTGATCTCAAGGACCTGCTTCTTGCAATCAAGTCCCAACCCTTGGAGTACCTTGAGCCCGAAAACAACCCTCGTGCAAAACAGGGGAAAAGTGCGAACGGTCCTCAGCGAGTGTCCGCACAAAATGGGGGTCATAGACCTCAGATTCCGAGATTGCCACGAACGGCAGATCCCGATTTTGCAAGGAAACAGCAGAATTCGAACGCCGTCGAActtaaaattttagaaaaaaagtcatcTATACGCTGGCGTAACGTAGCAGAAAGGACCCCACGGCTTGTAGCAAATGGTATGTCCCTAAATGCAATGGAACAGGCGAAAGCCCAGGACAAAGGCGCGCCCGAAAAAACGACACAACCAGTTTTACCTGGGTTATTTCCGGGGCAAGTTTCGAACAATATCAAAAGACTTTCTCCCACGAGATCAGGAAACGAGCCAGTTCGAAGCGCATCAGTGTccaacatgtacatcaaaacaCCTTCACCAGGGGGCGCTTCTCAAACTGTACCGACGTTAAGCTTCATTCAGCTCGCCTCGCAAATGAAGGCCTTTAGCCTCCCGAACCTGAGGAAAAAACCTGTGAATAACAACGACAAACCGTCCCagattgccatggcaaccaaactGACCAGGAAGCAGAGGTGTGCGTCCTATTCCATTGggatggagggggaggggccaaCAAGCCCCGCCCCTCTGCGCCTGCCCTCCTTGGCCAATGACACGAAGTGGAGCCTCTCCTTGCGTAAATGATTGACACTTAATGTGACTATGGCCCGATTAACACACATCTCGACTCGAGGCTGTGtatgaggagctttgggctgctcaagtggagttttccaaCTAAAAACTTCTCGACTCCAATTCGATTCAAAAACCCGTGTGTAAACCGGGCCTATGAATGctagaatagaccgatccc
Proteins encoded in this window:
- the LOC136444559 gene encoding uncharacterized protein translates to MSAAPPMSGDGQGGLVELSNGHSMSLQTARMMNVSLQRRLHDKVHRIELQHQKTRLARNIETRDLKDLLLAIKSQPLEYLEPENNPRAKQGKSANGPQRVSAQNGGHRPQIPRLPRTADPDFARKQQNSNAVELKILEKKSSIRWRNVAERTPRLVANGMSLNAMEQAKAQDKGAPEKTTQPVLPGLFPGQVSNNIKRLSPTRSGNEPVRSASVSNMYIKTPSPGGASQTVPTLSFIQLASQMKAFSLPNLRKKPVNNNDKPSQIAMATKLTRKQRCASYSIGMEGEGPTSPAPLRLPSLANDTKWSLSLRK